cagtgctttgtaatgtatatatttgtcccgctccggatctctgtttacaggctgtccagtgctttgtaatgtatatcttTGTCCCGCTCCGGATCTCTGTTTACaagctgtccagtgctttgtaatgtatatatttgtcccgatcctgatctctgttttcagtctATTCAGTCATGtgcaatgtatatatttgtcccgctcctgatctctggttaccggctgtccagtgctttgtaatgtatatatttgtcccgctcctgatctctgttttcaggctgtccagtgatgtgcaatgtatatatttgtcccgctcctgatctctatCCCAGCGCCAATATTATAAGAATCTACGACTCCATCAGACAAACACGGAGcgaggctccccccccccccataccattCATTCACATATTCCCAATATCACAGAGTGGAACTCACTCCACGCTATCCCATCAGAAACTcccaatgtcagacacagagtgaagctccctccacacggtcccatcacacactctcggactCAGACACGTGACGcttcctcgacactgtcccatcacactttttctggtacagacgcagagtgaattcactcttccccatcccttcacacactcacggTTCAGACATTGTTTAGATCCTCTGCAGCTATCCCTCGCCAAATCCGCACACTGGTATTAAACACTACACAAGTCAAAATGAGAACTAGCCCTCTCACTCCCTCCTGCAACCTTCTCCTCTCAGCAATCCCCAGCACTCTACAATCCCAGTTGTCTGGAATTCTGTCCCGGATACTATGAGTGCGCGTAACAGGATGTGGACGGTTCAGTGCGCACGTGCTCCCAGTTCTAATCACCGATTCCAAATCCTGGACTGGTGCCCGACGCTCTGCAACAGGATGATAGGCTCCCCCATCCGGAAACCACAGTCTGTAGCGACGTTATCGAGCAACAGGTTGTGTAAAACTAAAACAACAAGGGGATGGTGAAGGGCTCAGACACATTAGGAGAATGAGAATGGACGTGGCAGTTAGAATACAGTGTTGCGAATTGCATGGTCTTGCAATTTCAAATAAAAACGTAAACTGTCTTCTTGATTGacagaaaattttaaaataaatctgCGGTGCAGAGCGATTCGGCAGACCTCTGTAGTTTTCATAAATGTTTCACATGCAGtttgatgtgcctcagggatctgtactgggtccaatgtaatttgtcatatacattaatgatctggatataTAGGGTGGTAAATTCGATTAGAaagcatgcagatgatactaagataggtggcgttttggataatgaagtaggctttcaaagtctgcagagagatttaggccagttagtacAGTGGGCAGAATGATGACAGATGGAGTataatactgataagtgtgatATGTTACATTGtgttaggaataatcaaaatgagaactacatggtaaatggtagggcattgaagaatgtagtagaacagagtaatctatgaataatggtgcatagttccctgaaggtggaatctcatgtggatggggtggtgaagaaagctgttGGTATGCTgccatttataaatcagagcattgtgtataggagttgcgatgtaatgttaaaattgtacaaggcattggtgaagctaAAATTGGACTACTATGTATAGttatggtcaccgaattataggaaagatgtcagcaaaatagagaaAGTGTGCGGACTAGATTTAGTgaaatgttacctaggtttcagcaccgaagttacagagaatggttgaacatgttaggtctgtgttcttttttttagcgtagaagtttgagggggaattgatagaggtatttccaattatgagggggatagagttgacgtggatagattGTTTCCATTGACAGGAGGGGAGATtctaacaagaggacatgagttgagagttaaggggcaacagTTCAGGGGTATCACGAAgggcaacttctttactcagtggtagctgtatggaacgagcttccatttgaagtggtagaggcaggttcgattttgtcatttttatatggataggtatatggacagggaaggaatggagggtgatgggctgagtgcaggtaggagggactcggtgagagtaagcGCTCGGTCCGGACTAGAAGGGGCGATGTGgattgcttctgtgctgtaattattatactGTTAAGTGTTTATATGTTGTCATTCTAAGGCTTCCCAAGTCAcaagtgagacctcatttggagtattgtgagtaggatTGGATCCCTTATCTAACTAGGGATGTGGTCAGAttagaaagggttcaaaggagtttcgcgagaatgattccgggattggaagcttattatatgaggagtgtgtgatggctctGGGACCACTGTCATGCTGAAGACGGAGGGTAGAGCCACTCGAAATCTATTAATAATTGAAAGGACACgggagagtggatgcggagaggatgtttccaatggtaaaAGAGTCCAGGTTAAAAGGCACACACTGAGAAGAATAGACTCCGAAACTAGAAAGGCGATGTGCGGGAATTCCCTTCGCCAGAACGTGGTGAATCTGCGGGATTCAATGCCGCAGGCAGCCGGGGAGGCCCAGCCATTTGGATGAGTTTccggcagaggttgataggttcctgattagacaATGCATGAAGGGAGACGAGGAGCAGACGggcgattggggctgagagggaaatggatcagggaTGTggaaacggcagagcagacttgacggcctaattctgctccgatgtcgtAGGATTTTAACTGAAATTTGCCAGTTTCCTGGCTGTCAGCTTCTCGGAGGACCTATAGTGGGCCAAGCACCCTCACGCCAACACGAAAAAGGTGCAAACACCATCCATGGGGACAGATTCCCTTCGGATGGATAAAATGGATATGagggatgttgtacatttggacaaggtgccacccatgaggctgtttaccaagctGAGAGCTGATGGTGTTATTGGAAAGCTGCTAACATGGTTAGAGTTTTGGCTgtctggtaggaggcagcgagttggaataaaaaggatccttttctgtttggctgccagtgactggtgacgTTCCGCAGGGTCGGTTTTTTATGATGTAtataaattatttagatgatggatAAATGACATTGTTGACaattatgcagatgatacaaaggttgatggcggggcaggtagtgttcaggaaaaaaaaacaggatgcAAAGGAACTTAGACATATTCGTAGAATGTTCAtttacaaatgaaatacaatgttggaaaatgcatggccgtGCACGTTGGTTACAGAAACGAATGTGCGGAATAGTTTCTAAACGGTGAGAAAATGAAGAACAAAGAGATGCAATGGGACATCTTCTTCCACTGCGCAATCGCATCTCCGAACGCACGAGAAATAACTCTACTTTTTTGCGGTATTTCTTAAAATTTGTAATTTACATTAATTTTACATCTTTGCGCCATACTGATGCTGCAAAAAGAGAAATTCCAGGCCGTGTTTGTCTCAGATAATAAATCAAATATCGATACCGTTGCAAAACATCCGATCCGAGTGGAAGGACACTTggcccgctggtcttcactggtcaggactctgaatacaggagtcgggaggtcacgttgcCGTGGTACAGGACGTCGGAGAGGCCGCACAGTTTTGGTCGCTCTGCTCTGGGGAAAATGACATTGAGCCGGAAAGATTTACAGGAATATACGGGACTCGAGgggcagagatggagagaggaagtGGTCTTTCTTCCCTGGTGCGTGACTGTAACCTTACAGAGTTGCATAAACTCAAGAGGGGCACAGGCAGAAGGAATGTGCAAAGACATTTACCCAGAGTTGGGGTATGGAGAACCAGACTGGACAGGACTGTGGTGAGAGTGGGTGGAAAGGAGAAAGAGGGATGAATCCGTGAGGCGGTGGTGTTAGAGGAAacggaaaggggagggagagagtgcgGTAGAGAGGGAGAAtcgagagagatagagaaaagtTTGGATGAGAGAGCGGAGAAACTGCAGGCGGAGAAAGCTCGAGGAAatagggtgaggagagggggtagagagagagagttagagggagtgtggaagagCGGGATGGTGCAGGGATGGCGATAAAGAAGGTCATAGATGGGGAGAGGGGTTTGTCCATGTGTGGTGGGGAGAATGTGGTTGCGAAAAGTGGAGATTAGATCAGCAGGCAGGGTCAGAGAAAGTAGGGAGGATTTTGACAGGATGGGGTCAAAGAGTGGAGGACGGATAAGGAAGTGAAAGACAGGGTAATCATTTGATTCAAGTCGGCTCTCCGAGCAGTTGACAGAGAacctggatcttttcaggaatatctGGGTGGGAACGTgcggacttctcgcagatgaaatggTGATTATCACGGAGGCAGTTGCCACGCCATTCATTCGATATACATACATTGCAGGAGGAGCTTCCAGAGGAAATCTTGAACAGCCGACCAATGTCAAAATTCCTATTAATAAATGGTTAAAAATAAGAACTTTGAACAGAGACAAATCAGATCTGGCGCGCAAAGCGAAACCGTCGCCAAACTAGTCCCATTAAACTAGGCAATCGCCACAGTCCTGTGTCGTTCCCAAAATAATTCCAgtgtcccaatgtctccccactgcTCTGTGCCAGTCACCAAATTAATCGAACTACACCACCTCCCCCACAGCCTCCGACCCGTCGTCCCGTGGTCCCCACAGTCCTGTGGCAGTCCCAATGCGAATCGAACACACAAACTTTCTCCTCTCAGATCTATTTCATTCCCCAACCAAATCCGATTCtctcatcctcccccccccctagACTTCAGCGGTACCGAAATTAGTCACACAGGCACACTCTCTTCATGCAGTCCTGTGTCGGTCCCCAAATCCATCCCACGGTCCTTCCTCTCCCGACAGTTCATGTCCGTCCCCAGGTTAAATCCCGTTGGCCCTCACCGAACCTCAGACTTATGTCAGTCCGAAATCTCTACCCACTGACCGGCTCAGTGCCTGCATCCCTGTATCAGTCTTGAAACTAATCGacttgtcccacactctcccctcagatcagtgtcagaccccaaactgatcctgctgcactactctCTCTCACAGAGCAAGACCTGTCGTCAATCTAATCCGAGTTTGCCTccttctccacacagtcctgcGTCAGTCACCAAAATAATTCCACTGCATCTTCAAATCCCTACACCTCTGTGTCAGTCACCAATATAATTCCAGTGCATTTCCAAATCCACACAGCCCTGCGTCAGTCACCAAAATAATTCCACTGCATCTTCAAATCCCTACACCTCTGTGTCAGTCACCAATATAATTCCAGTGCATTTCCAAATCCACACAGCCCTGCGTCAGTCACCAAAATAATTCCACTGCATGTCCaaatccccacagccctgtgtcagtcaccAAAATAATTCCACTGCATGTCCaaatccccacagccctgtgtcagtcaccAAAATAATTCCACTGCATGTCCAAATCCACACAGCCCTGCGTCAGTCACCAAAATAATTCCAGTGCATTTCCaaatccccacagccctgtgtcagtcaccAAAATAATTCCACTGCATGTCCAAATcttcacagccctgtgtcagtcaccAAAATAATTCCACTGCATGTCCAAatccccacagctctgtgtcagtcaCCAAAATAATTCCACTGCATGTCCaaatccccacagccctgtgtcagtcaccAAAATAATTCCACTGCATGTCCa
The sequence above is drawn from the Hypanus sabinus isolate sHypSab1 unplaced genomic scaffold, sHypSab1.hap1 scaffold_922, whole genome shotgun sequence genome and encodes:
- the LOC132390478 gene encoding uncharacterized protein LOC132390478 → MKRVLFPALLSPKTTFTGLVNARQGILTLVGCSRFPLEAPPAMYVYRMNGVATASVIITISSARSPHVPTQIFLKRSRFSVNCSESRLESNDYPVFHFLIRPPLFDPILSKSSLLSLTLPADLISTFRNHILPTTHGQTPLPIYDLLYRHPCTIPLFHTPSNSLSLPPLLTLFPRAFSACSFSALSSKLFSISLDSPSLPHSLPPLSVSSNTTASRIHPSFSFPPTLTTVLSSLVLHTPTLGKCLCTFLLPVPLLSLCNSVRLQSRTREERPLPLSISAPRVPYIPVNLSGSMSFSPEQSDQNCAASPTSCTTAT